Genomic segment of Methanobacterium spitsbergense:
AAGTAAAAGCAGACCTTTAGGTATAGGAAAAGGCCTTAAAACCAAGATAAATGCTAACGTAGGATCTTCTTCAGAACTTGAAAAAGTTGAATGGGAAGTTAAAAAGGCCAAAGCAGCAGTTAAATATGGTGCGGATACGATAATGGACTTAAGTACAGGACCAGAATATGAAAAAGTCATGAAATCCATCATGAAATCTGTAGAAGTACCAATAGGAACAGTTCCAATTTATGAGGCAGGTATTACAGCTTCAAAAATAAAAGGGGCTGTTATAGATATGGATGAAGATGATATGTTCGGTGCGATAGAAAATCAGGCAAAAGCTGGTGTTGATTTTGTAACTGTACACTGTGGTATAACAAAGGATCTTATATCTAAGGTTAAAGATTCAAACAGGATAATGGGCATAGTAAGCAGAGGAGGTTCTTTTTTAGCTGCATGGATACTTAAAAACCAGGAAGAGAATCCACTCTACAAAAATTATGATTATTTATTAGAAATAGTTGAAGAATACGATGTGACATTAAGTTTGGGTGATGGACTTCGCCCAGGGTGTTTGCATGATGCATCTGATCTGTCACAAATACAAGAACTTGTTAATCTAGGAGAATTAGTTGGTAGGGCCAGGGAAAAAGGAGTTCAGGTAATGGTTGAGGGCCCGGGTCATGTTCCAATCAATCAGATAACTGCCAATGTAGAGATCCAAAAAACTGTTTGTAAGGAAGCCCCATTCTATGTTTTGGGCCCTCTTGTTACCGATTTGGCACCGGGATATGATCATATCACTTCAGCTATCGGTGGAGCAATTGCTGCTTCAGCAGGTGCGGATTTTTTGTGCTATGTTACTCCTGCCGAGCACCTTGCAATACCTAACATTGAAGATGTAAAAGATGGTGTTATAGCTTCTAAAATAGCTGCAGAAGCAGCTGATGTTGCTAAGGGTATAAATGGTGCATGGGAAAAGGAAGTTGAAATGGCAACTGCAAGGAAGAACTTCGACTGGCAAAAACAATTTGAATTAGCATTCGATAATGAAAAACCAAAAAAATGTAGAGCTCGTAACCAAACATCTGAAGATATGTGTACTATGTGTGGCGAATTTTGTGCTTTAAGACTTGTTAGAGACAATATTTAAATTTATTTTATTTCTACGGACTATCCAATAGATTAGAACTTCCGTTACTAACTTTTTTTATAAGAAAAATATCGTTTGTAACATGCCAAACTATTTATATGATTTCAAACAATTATTTATTAAATTAAATATTGAGAACAATATAAATGGAGTTTAATTTCATGAAAGCTGAACAATTAAATCAAAAATGTCCTGAATGTGGATGTACTGATAAGCATATATCCCGAAAGAGAAACACTGGAACTAATGATGAAGCATTTTACATACCACATGTACCTCAGGGAACAATAGGAATAATTCGCTGTAGTGAATGTCGACATATATTTGAATACTGTACAGATGAAGAATGTCTTGTTGAAATTAAAAAAATAGATTTTAACAAGAAGTAGATTTTCTTCAAAATTTTACAACATAGTTTTTTTCTTAAATAAGTTATTAGTTATAATACTCTCTTAAACACATTCTAAATCTTTTTTAACTAAATATATTAAATTTTAAATAGTGGTTGGTTACATAAAAAAGAATAAGAAATAATTCTAATGCCAAGGGAGGCTAAAGAAATGATCATGCAACACGTTGAAGGTCAGGATAAAGGGAAATTAGTTCTTTTTGCTTTAAGTACATGTGGATGGTGTAAAAAAACCCGAGCATTAATTGAAGATTTTAATGCAGATTATGAATTTGTTTACGTTG
This window contains:
- the thiC gene encoding phosphomethylpyrimidine synthase, translated to MTQMQEARKGIITDEIKSVAEMECIDAHKIVKGLANGRIVIPKNIGSKSRPLGIGKGLKTKINANVGSSSELEKVEWEVKKAKAAVKYGADTIMDLSTGPEYEKVMKSIMKSVEVPIGTVPIYEAGITASKIKGAVIDMDEDDMFGAIENQAKAGVDFVTVHCGITKDLISKVKDSNRIMGIVSRGGSFLAAWILKNQEENPLYKNYDYLLEIVEEYDVTLSLGDGLRPGCLHDASDLSQIQELVNLGELVGRAREKGVQVMVEGPGHVPINQITANVEIQKTVCKEAPFYVLGPLVTDLAPGYDHITSAIGGAIAASAGADFLCYVTPAEHLAIPNIEDVKDGVIASKIAAEAADVAKGINGAWEKEVEMATARKNFDWQKQFELAFDNEKPKKCRARNQTSEDMCTMCGEFCALRLVRDNI
- a CDS encoding TIGR04165 family Cys-rich peptide, whose product is MKAEQLNQKCPECGCTDKHISRKRNTGTNDEAFYIPHVPQGTIGIIRCSECRHIFEYCTDEECLVEIKKIDFNKK